In a genomic window of Streptomyces koelreuteriae:
- a CDS encoding helix-turn-helix transcriptional regulator: MNPPTPPTEYSEAFGPWLGRQLRRAGMSQADLADQLGTTRATVSAWITGRAQPHAETRARIAAALATTKPC, from the coding sequence ATGAACCCCCCAACGCCTCCCACCGAATACAGCGAGGCCTTCGGCCCATGGCTGGGACGCCAACTGCGTCGAGCGGGCATGTCGCAGGCGGACTTGGCTGACCAGCTCGGCACGACCCGCGCCACCGTCTCAGCCTGGATCACAGGCCGCGCGCAACCACACGCAGAGACCAGGGCCCGCATCGCCGCCGCCCTCGCCACGACAAAGCCCTGCTAA
- a CDS encoding type 2 periplasmic-binding domain-containing protein — translation MDLASIKPGLMTTRAAMKELFGGGTQGGIIPSDTTSNILIYVDHDSGKKYGYEDGWLEEEDERGPVFEYTGQGTRGEQTFLGLNGSRNAAVLCHADRGKSLRVFMAAGKVPDPRSSAKQQRYVGEFELDAELPYTVREAHDENGERRRIIVFRLRPKGDSERLTQDVISRAKETDTHRVSATVVTGKMVEPKKRRASESRRAAQPSLIADLRQSALREQYFEELTRREHEVFAYQIKISGTTRTLKTDLYDATTHELYAIRGASSRDEVHIAIGQLKDFARHVKPHNPNLTVLLPEKPQDDLLNLLHVEGIDLVYADVDGYTRCATK, via the coding sequence ATGGACTTAGCTTCGATCAAGCCCGGGCTGATGACCACACGCGCAGCGATGAAGGAGCTGTTCGGCGGAGGGACGCAGGGAGGGATCATCCCCTCCGATACGACCTCAAACATCCTCATCTACGTAGACCACGACAGTGGCAAGAAGTACGGCTACGAGGACGGCTGGCTAGAGGAAGAGGACGAACGGGGGCCGGTGTTCGAGTACACCGGCCAGGGCACCCGCGGAGAGCAAACGTTTCTGGGACTGAACGGCTCTCGCAACGCAGCCGTCTTGTGCCACGCAGACAGGGGAAAGTCGCTGCGCGTCTTCATGGCAGCAGGCAAGGTCCCGGATCCAAGATCTTCCGCTAAGCAGCAACGGTACGTAGGCGAATTCGAGCTCGATGCAGAGCTGCCCTACACAGTGCGTGAAGCGCATGACGAGAACGGCGAGCGCCGCCGCATCATCGTGTTCCGCCTCCGCCCTAAGGGCGACTCTGAGCGCCTCACTCAGGATGTCATCAGTCGCGCGAAGGAAACCGACACTCACAGGGTTTCCGCCACTGTAGTCACCGGCAAGATGGTGGAGCCGAAGAAGAGGCGGGCGTCAGAAAGCAGGCGGGCTGCACAACCAAGCCTGATAGCCGACCTGCGCCAATCAGCATTGCGAGAGCAGTACTTCGAGGAGCTCACAAGGCGTGAGCACGAAGTCTTCGCGTATCAAATAAAGATCTCCGGTACGACCAGGACCCTCAAGACCGACCTATACGACGCCACGACGCATGAACTGTATGCAATTAGGGGTGCCAGTAGTCGCGACGAGGTACACATAGCCATAGGTCAACTGAAAGACTTTGCACGGCACGTCAAGCCACACAACCCCAATCTGACCGTACTGCTTCCGGAAAAGCCGCAGGATGACTTGCTGAATCTGCTTCACGTAGAGGGCATCGATCTCGTCTACGCCGATGTCGATGGCTACACGAGATGCGCGACCAAGTAA
- a CDS encoding SEC-C domain-containing protein — translation MRPDTPAENVDHTAEAARLERTAGLYPEDAEALLLRAAAHLELSGDRPDASALYDRLLSSAADLDNPHLVRALKASNLWEYGHEAEARAIIEGVRSASPQDPAPWVIVAEALESHDELEAAHETFTEAVHRLLTDVAEPPYATHPLLFGRHRVRRMLGESHDEWDALADTVHSLPITLDELHDPKRVWSLGSENPAELEAEILRLRAELGAYREALSRPFPVAILHWPAPELTELLDAYPSLSSEYPTHETHLATIESALRELASSGTPNLGIVTGTVPSYEAFAASELSSPDDATLLPQYATTLAARGRAVAWPPQQGASCWCGSGRSYGVCHGSDA, via the coding sequence ATGCGCCCCGACACGCCTGCCGAAAACGTCGACCACACCGCCGAAGCGGCACGCCTGGAGCGGACCGCCGGCCTGTATCCCGAGGACGCCGAGGCCCTGCTCCTACGGGCCGCGGCCCACCTGGAACTCTCCGGCGACCGCCCCGACGCGTCCGCGCTCTACGACCGTCTGCTGTCCTCCGCGGCCGACCTGGACAACCCCCACCTGGTCCGGGCGCTCAAGGCCTCGAACCTCTGGGAGTACGGCCACGAGGCCGAGGCCAGGGCGATCATCGAGGGCGTCCGCTCGGCGTCCCCCCAGGACCCGGCCCCCTGGGTCATCGTGGCCGAGGCCCTCGAATCCCACGACGAACTGGAAGCGGCCCACGAGACGTTCACGGAGGCCGTGCACCGACTCCTGACGGACGTGGCGGAGCCCCCCTACGCCACCCACCCCCTCCTCTTCGGCCGCCACCGCGTACGGCGCATGCTGGGCGAGTCCCACGACGAATGGGACGCCCTGGCGGACACGGTCCACTCCCTCCCCATCACCCTCGACGAACTCCACGACCCCAAGCGCGTCTGGTCCCTGGGTTCGGAGAACCCGGCGGAACTGGAGGCCGAGATCCTCCGCCTCCGAGCGGAGCTCGGCGCCTACAGAGAGGCCCTCTCCCGCCCCTTCCCCGTCGCCATCCTCCACTGGCCGGCCCCGGAACTCACCGAACTCCTCGATGCGTACCCCTCCCTCTCCTCCGAGTACCCGACCCACGAGACCCACCTCGCGACCATAGAGTCCGCCCTCCGAGAACTCGCCTCCTCCGGCACCCCCAACCTCGGCATCGTCACCGGCACGGTCCCCTCCTACGAGGCCTTCGCAGCATCGGAACTCTCCTCCCCGGACGACGCGACACTGCTCCCGCAGTACGCGACGACACTGGCGGCGCGGGGGCGGGCTGTGGCTTGGCCGCCGCAGCAGGGGGCGTCTTGCTGGTGCGGGTCGGGCCGGTCCTACGGGGTGTGCCACGGCTCGGACGCATAA
- a CDS encoding DUF3427 domain-containing protein, with translation MAEHGGLSKPIAGVYEKLITHGLHDELEQFTAAGWKAIDAEVTPESAPHVLARHIGEAVSQRLSELPPEDRVAVANRILDSLATSAADRGGAKAISTSTIAEGPRQLLALAEQEAPGVYALRPLTPLSETSLITNSPDDLSLGSELRAELATADRIDLLCAFVKWYGIRVLEDSLRAAKERGVPIRVITTTYIGATDRHALDRLVRDFGATVKVNYEIRSTRLHAKAWLFRRHTGFDTAYVGSSNLSKAALLDGLEWNVRLSSIATPAVLNKFEATFDAYWNDSAFETYDPDQHTERLDHALAQASGSTSTTDLKINLSGLEVRPFPYQQDMLERLRVERELRGRNRNLLVAATGTGKTVMAAVDYRSLAKGFENRRPKLLFVAHRKEILKQSLRTYREVLDDASFGELLYGGEDPQAWDHVFASVQSLNVQRLEELAPDHFDIIVIDEFHHATATTYRRVLDHFKPKELLGLTATPERMDGLNVQDEFFEGRIAAEMRLWEALENDLLCPFHYFGIPDGTDLTNLTWQRGAYADQDLGNLFTGNEARARIVVKQIRDKVSQPGAMRALGFCVDKKHAHFMADFFRRAGFQATALTSDSPAAARAQALADLREGKLQVIFSVDLFNEGLDIPDVDTLLLLRPTNSATVFLQQLGRGLRRTEMKPVLTVLDFIGQHRAEFRFEEQFRALTNLSRNRLLDHIEHDFPLLPSGCQIILEGKAKNLVLDNIRTQLSATVKTLVNEVKAYETPQLADYLRESRREIKELYKSDNSWTTILRRAGVLKAAAPDGEPALLKRVHAFLHVDDPDRANAYLRLLADEAAPYDELDPTDQAYARMLFFNLWDNAGGFTSFQQGLDALRDQPALRDELRQVLAYVIEQADHFPIPLSGSHSQVPLKVHSSYNRSEILAALGVARFGGQMPRSFAQGVQWVEDLQTDALLITLEKNEKDFSPTVRYKDYALSPTLFHWESQNSTAESSPTGQRYQHHAERGSHVLLFMRRYKNTDIGKSQPWMLLGPATYDGHTGSKPMAITWRMEHGLPADVWSYAAINAS, from the coding sequence GTGGCAGAACATGGGGGCCTGTCCAAGCCGATCGCGGGTGTCTACGAGAAGCTGATCACCCATGGTTTGCATGACGAGCTGGAGCAATTCACGGCCGCGGGGTGGAAGGCAATCGACGCCGAGGTCACGCCAGAGTCCGCGCCCCATGTGCTGGCCCGCCACATCGGTGAAGCTGTCAGTCAGAGGTTGAGCGAGCTTCCGCCCGAAGACCGTGTGGCTGTCGCGAACCGCATCCTCGATTCCCTGGCCACGAGTGCCGCCGACCGGGGCGGAGCCAAAGCCATAAGCACGAGCACTATCGCCGAAGGCCCTCGACAGCTCCTTGCTCTCGCTGAGCAGGAGGCTCCAGGCGTCTACGCCCTCCGCCCCCTCACCCCGTTGTCCGAGACGTCGCTCATCACCAACTCTCCGGATGACCTCAGTCTCGGCTCCGAACTCAGGGCAGAGCTCGCTACGGCGGACCGCATCGACCTGCTCTGCGCGTTCGTGAAGTGGTACGGCATTCGCGTCCTAGAGGATTCCCTGCGCGCCGCGAAGGAGCGAGGTGTACCGATCCGTGTCATTACGACCACCTACATCGGCGCCACCGACCGCCACGCACTCGACCGCCTCGTGCGCGACTTCGGCGCTACGGTCAAGGTCAACTACGAGATCCGATCCACGCGCCTCCATGCCAAAGCCTGGCTCTTCAGGCGCCACACAGGCTTCGACACGGCGTACGTCGGCAGCTCCAACCTCTCGAAGGCGGCACTCCTCGATGGCTTGGAGTGGAACGTGCGGCTGTCCTCCATCGCTACACCGGCAGTGCTGAACAAGTTCGAGGCGACCTTCGACGCATATTGGAACGACTCCGCGTTCGAGACATACGACCCCGATCAGCACACCGAGCGCCTCGACCATGCTCTGGCTCAGGCCAGCGGCAGCACCTCCACCACTGACCTGAAGATCAACCTGTCGGGGCTGGAGGTACGCCCCTTCCCCTACCAACAGGACATGCTGGAGCGCCTCCGGGTAGAGCGCGAACTCCGAGGGCGCAATCGCAACCTCTTGGTCGCCGCAACCGGCACCGGCAAGACCGTCATGGCGGCCGTGGACTACCGGAGCCTGGCCAAAGGCTTCGAGAACCGTCGGCCAAAGCTGCTGTTCGTCGCACATCGCAAGGAGATTCTCAAGCAGTCTCTGCGGACGTACCGCGAGGTGTTGGACGATGCCTCATTCGGCGAGTTGCTCTATGGCGGCGAGGACCCGCAAGCATGGGACCACGTGTTTGCCAGCGTCCAGTCATTGAACGTCCAACGGCTTGAAGAACTGGCTCCCGACCACTTCGACATCATCGTGATCGATGAGTTCCACCACGCCACGGCCACCACCTACCGTCGTGTCCTCGACCACTTCAAGCCCAAGGAGCTTCTCGGCCTGACCGCTACCCCTGAGCGGATGGACGGGCTCAATGTGCAGGACGAGTTCTTCGAGGGCCGCATCGCAGCCGAGATGCGACTCTGGGAGGCTCTGGAGAACGACCTTCTATGCCCCTTCCACTACTTCGGCATCCCCGATGGCACAGACCTGACGAACCTCACTTGGCAGCGGGGCGCGTACGCGGACCAGGATCTCGGCAATCTCTTCACGGGCAATGAGGCACGTGCTCGTATCGTCGTCAAGCAGATCCGAGACAAGGTCTCTCAGCCTGGAGCCATGCGTGCACTGGGCTTCTGCGTGGACAAGAAGCACGCCCACTTCATGGCGGACTTCTTCCGAAGGGCAGGCTTTCAAGCAACCGCGCTCACCAGCGACTCACCTGCCGCAGCACGCGCTCAAGCTCTCGCTGATCTACGAGAGGGGAAGCTGCAAGTCATCTTCTCCGTGGATCTCTTCAACGAGGGCCTCGACATCCCGGATGTCGACACCCTTCTGCTCCTGCGCCCCACCAACAGCGCCACGGTCTTCCTCCAGCAGCTAGGCCGTGGGCTACGGCGCACCGAGATGAAGCCCGTACTCACTGTCCTCGATTTCATCGGGCAGCACCGGGCAGAGTTCCGCTTCGAGGAGCAGTTTCGAGCTCTGACGAACCTCTCCAGGAACCGGCTCCTCGATCACATCGAGCACGACTTCCCGCTCCTTCCGTCGGGGTGCCAGATCATCCTGGAGGGCAAGGCCAAGAACCTGGTCCTGGACAACATCCGCACGCAACTGAGCGCCACCGTCAAGACCTTGGTCAACGAAGTCAAGGCCTATGAGACGCCACAGCTAGCGGACTACCTGCGGGAGAGTCGCAGGGAGATCAAGGAGCTGTACAAGAGCGACAACTCCTGGACGACGATCCTGCGCCGAGCCGGCGTACTCAAAGCTGCTGCTCCCGATGGCGAACCGGCGCTCCTCAAACGCGTCCACGCTTTCCTGCACGTCGATGACCCTGACCGGGCCAACGCGTACCTCCGTCTCCTCGCCGACGAAGCCGCGCCATACGACGAGCTGGACCCCACGGACCAGGCCTATGCCCGCATGCTCTTCTTCAACTTGTGGGACAACGCTGGTGGTTTCACCAGCTTCCAGCAGGGCCTAGACGCACTCCGCGACCAACCAGCCCTGCGCGACGAGCTCCGCCAGGTCCTGGCCTACGTCATCGAGCAGGCGGACCACTTCCCGATCCCCTTGTCGGGCAGCCACAGCCAGGTCCCGCTGAAGGTCCACTCCTCCTACAACCGCTCTGAGATCCTCGCCGCCCTCGGCGTAGCACGCTTCGGCGGCCAGATGCCCAGGTCCTTCGCTCAGGGCGTCCAATGGGTCGAGGATCTCCAGACGGACGCCCTTCTGATCACCCTGGAGAAGAACGAGAAAGACTTCTCCCCCACTGTCCGCTACAAGGACTACGCTCTGAGCCCGACGCTGTTCCACTGGGAGTCACAGAACTCCACGGCCGAAAGTTCCCCGACGGGGCAGCGCTACCAGCACCATGCCGAGCGGGGCAGCCACGTCCTGCTCTTCATGCGTCGCTACAAGAACACGGACATCGGTAAGTCTCAGCCGTGGATGCTCCTCGGGCCTGCCACCTACGACGGCCACACCGGCAGCAAACCGATGGCGATCACCTGGCGCATGGAGCATGGCCTGCCAGCTGACGTCTGGTCGTACGCAGCCATCAACGCAAGCTAG
- a CDS encoding HAD family hydrolase translates to MIRAVVFDVGECLVDETREYGTWADWLGVPRHTFHAMFGGVIAQGRDYRETFQAFRPGFDLYEEREKRAAAGQPESFGEEDLYEDVRPALQQLRADGLWLGIAGNQTVRAGGILRELFSDDVDLIGTSDDWGASKPDPEFFKRVAEAVPFEVGEILYVGDRCDNDITPAMQAGMHTALVHRGPWATIQWGSTEARELPTFRVEGLLELSGQVRAFNASAH, encoded by the coding sequence ATGATTCGCGCAGTGGTCTTCGACGTAGGTGAGTGCCTCGTGGACGAGACCCGGGAGTACGGCACTTGGGCCGACTGGCTGGGCGTACCGCGGCACACGTTCCATGCGATGTTCGGGGGCGTGATCGCCCAGGGCCGGGACTACCGGGAGACGTTCCAAGCGTTCCGGCCCGGGTTCGATCTCTACGAGGAGCGGGAGAAGCGGGCGGCTGCCGGGCAGCCGGAGAGCTTTGGGGAAGAGGATCTGTACGAGGACGTCCGGCCGGCGCTTCAGCAGCTCCGAGCCGACGGACTGTGGCTCGGCATCGCCGGGAACCAGACCGTACGGGCCGGAGGGATCCTGCGGGAGCTGTTCTCCGACGACGTCGACCTGATCGGTACGTCCGACGACTGGGGCGCCAGCAAGCCCGACCCCGAGTTCTTCAAGCGGGTAGCCGAGGCCGTGCCCTTCGAGGTCGGCGAGATTCTGTACGTCGGTGATCGGTGCGACAACGACATCACGCCGGCCATGCAGGCGGGCATGCACACAGCACTCGTGCATCGTGGGCCATGGGCCACCATTCAGTGGGGCAGCACGGAGGCCAGGGAACTGCCGACCTTCCGCGTCGAAGGGCTGCTGGAGCTGAGTGGCCAGGTGCGCGCGTTCAACGCCTCAGCACACTGA